From one Sulfurovum sp. UBA12169 genomic stretch:
- a CDS encoding prepilin-type cleavage/methylation domain-containing protein: MKNRTQKAFTMVELVFVIVVIGILAAVAVPKLAVTRDDAIVTKAMTTVSSVRNAVATERQKRILRGDFDPITSLSSDSGYDKPIFDGFDGNTSSPVLEYPPISCAAASSKGCWVDSGDGDYTFVMPVSGTAVFTLSNNRFVCKSSTDENCQELTK, from the coding sequence ATGAAAAACAGAACGCAAAAAGCATTTACGATGGTGGAACTGGTATTTGTGATCGTGGTCATAGGGATACTTGCCGCGGTGGCAGTACCCAAACTGGCGGTGACACGGGATGATGCGATCGTCACCAAAGCGATGACGACGGTCTCTTCGGTCAGAAACGCGGTGGCAACCGAACGCCAAAAGCGTATCTTGAGGGGGGATTTTGATCCTATCACTTCACTGAGCAGTGACAGCGGATACGATAAGCCTATCTTTGACGGCTTTGACGGCAACACGAGCAGCCCCGTGCTGGAGTACCCTCCGATATCCTGCGCTGCGGCCTCTTCAAAAGGGTGCTGGGTGGATTCGGGAGACGGGGACTATACCTTTGTGATGCCCGTTTCGGGTACGGCCGTTTTTACGCTTAGCAACAATCGCTTTGTGTGCAAATCAAGCACCGATGAAAACTGCCAAGAGCTGACAAAGTAA
- a CDS encoding primosomal protein N', whose amino-acid sequence MYYYEVLLLRSSAPALTYHCEEKLAIGAVVSVPLQKTHKEAVVIRSAPKPDFETAEIISVSDRFYAPRQMELAKFIAEYYFSSWGEAVSLFIPFRINQREVNSEKLIVNSGKVPTLTQSQQKAYSQLLKKDKALLFGVTGSGKTEIFISLMAKMLHEGKTAIFLMPEISLTPQMEKRLRAYFGDSVAMWHSGLTKKKKESILEGIYSGKVRIVAGARSALFVPLENVGLIIVDEEHDDSYKAMTRPRYHARDTAVLMGSRLGAKVVLASATPSAGSYYKYDAVKLESAYIKTEKTYRFIAGDCINEPILNAIEKHFRAKDQGLLFLPTRGNFKYLYCEKCGKTHLCPYCSVGMALHRNKRHLKCHYCNFTEAIQDTCTYCGHQPLKSERMGTAEAIEVIRGAIEGITIEQFDKDSITTPRKLEEALNRFESGQSHLLLGTQMLSKGHDYANITLSVIMGLDYILGLADYRARERAMSLLFQIAGRSGRAKKAEVIVQTGDAAFFETYLEDYERFIKDELAFLEMAHYPPFASLSRILIAHKDESKAGKITLDIVTKLKTFEGIEIVGHGKAPVEKIASKHRFVILLRSKNRVPLLKALHGVDCREIEIDMDPVEFS is encoded by the coding sequence TTGTACTATTATGAAGTGCTGCTGCTGCGCTCAAGCGCGCCGGCGTTGACCTACCATTGTGAAGAAAAGCTTGCCATAGGCGCTGTCGTGTCGGTGCCGCTGCAAAAGACACACAAAGAGGCTGTTGTCATCCGCAGCGCACCAAAGCCTGATTTTGAAACGGCCGAGATCATTTCGGTAAGCGATAGGTTCTATGCGCCCCGGCAGATGGAGCTTGCCAAGTTTATCGCTGAGTACTATTTCTCTTCATGGGGGGAAGCGGTCTCTTTGTTTATCCCTTTTAGGATAAATCAAAGAGAAGTGAATAGTGAGAAGTTAATAGTGAATAGCGGAAAGGTTCCGACATTAACCCAATCGCAACAAAAAGCTTACAGCCAACTTCTGAAAAAAGACAAAGCGCTGCTTTTTGGGGTGACGGGTTCGGGGAAAACGGAGATTTTTATCTCTCTTATGGCAAAGATGCTCCATGAGGGCAAAACAGCGATCTTTTTGATGCCCGAGATCTCGCTGACGCCGCAGATGGAAAAACGGCTGCGGGCGTATTTCGGTGACAGTGTGGCGATGTGGCACTCCGGGCTGACCAAGAAAAAAAAAGAATCCATCCTCGAGGGGATCTACAGCGGCAAAGTACGTATCGTTGCAGGCGCCCGCTCGGCGCTTTTTGTGCCGCTTGAAAATGTGGGGCTCATCATCGTGGATGAAGAGCATGACGACAGCTACAAGGCGATGACGCGTCCGCGCTACCATGCCAGAGATACGGCGGTGCTGATGGGAAGCAGACTGGGCGCAAAAGTGGTGCTGGCTTCTGCGACACCGAGTGCGGGCAGCTACTATAAGTACGATGCCGTGAAACTCGAAAGCGCTTACATCAAAACGGAAAAAACATACCGTTTCATCGCAGGCGACTGCATCAATGAGCCCATACTTAACGCCATAGAAAAACACTTTAGAGCCAAAGACCAAGGATTGCTTTTTTTGCCTACACGAGGCAATTTTAAGTATCTTTACTGTGAAAAATGCGGAAAGACCCATCTTTGTCCGTACTGCTCGGTGGGTATGGCGCTGCACAGAAACAAACGGCATCTCAAGTGCCACTACTGCAACTTCACCGAAGCGATACAGGATACCTGTACGTACTGCGGGCATCAGCCGCTTAAAAGCGAACGCATGGGCACGGCAGAAGCGATCGAAGTGATCAGGGGCGCGATCGAGGGCATCACGATAGAACAGTTCGACAAAGACAGCATTACTACGCCTAGGAAACTTGAAGAGGCATTGAACCGTTTTGAAAGCGGGCAGAGCCATTTGCTTCTGGGGACGCAGATGCTCAGCAAAGGGCACGACTATGCCAATATCACCTTAAGCGTGATCATGGGACTTGACTATATCTTGGGGTTGGCGGATTATCGTGCCAGAGAGCGTGCGATGAGCCTTCTTTTCCAGATCGCAGGGCGGAGCGGGCGCGCCAAAAAAGCCGAAGTGATCGTGCAGACGGGCGATGCGGCATTTTTTGAAACCTATCTGGAGGATTATGAACGGTTCATCAAAGACGAACTGGCCTTTTTAGAGATGGCGCACTATCCTCCTTTTGCTTCGCTCTCAAGGATACTTATCGCCCATAAAGACGAAAGCAAAGCAGGGAAAATCACTTTGGATATAGTGACAAAACTTAAAACCTTTGAAGGGATAGAGATCGTAGGCCACGGCAAAGCGCCCGTAGAAAAAATAGCAAGCAAGCACCGGTTTGTAATTTTGCTAAGATCAAAAAACAGAGTCCCTTTGCTCAAAGCGCTTCACGGAGTAGATTGCCGCGAGATAGAGATCGATATGGACCCGGTCGAATTTTCGTAG
- a CDS encoding four helix bundle protein — protein MSILAEKSYKFAIRIVKLNAYLKDEKKEYTLSKQLLRSGTAIGALVSEAHYAQSKADFINKLSIGLKEANESRYWIRLLKDCDYLNDSMANSIYSDVEELIKILTSSINTGKEKKNDHQ, from the coding sequence ATGAGTATACTGGCTGAGAAAAGTTATAAATTTGCTATCCGTATTGTCAAGTTAAATGCGTATTTGAAAGATGAGAAAAAAGAGTATACGCTGAGTAAGCAATTGCTTAGGTCGGGTACTGCAATAGGCGCTCTTGTTTCTGAAGCGCATTATGCACAATCAAAGGCTGATTTTATCAATAAACTTTCTATTGGACTGAAAGAAGCAAATGAAAGCAGATATTGGATCAGGCTTCTCAAAGATTGTGATTACTTAAATGATAGTATGGCAAACAGCATTTACTCAGACGTAGAAGAGCTTATCAAAATATTGACGAGCAGCATCAATACAGGAAAAGAGAAAAAGAATGACCATCAATAA